A genomic stretch from Flavobacterium humidisoli includes:
- a CDS encoding quinone oxidoreductase family protein gives MKALTFSTFGDSDVLEYIDIPNPQLKQDEILVEMKAIGLNFADVYRRKGNYHLKGNPPFIAGYEGAGIVVDANNHPEYKTGDRVAFADAPFANAELVAVNVNHIIPLSENISFETAASVLLQGLTAHYLATDSHKTQKGETVLIHAVAGGVGQILTQISKLLGATVIGLTSSAEKAKTGFEQGADHVFLYNEDWKSEVFKVVPNGVDAVYDSIGSTLMDSFEVTKECGQVVFFGMAGGDPAPVDPRMLMDGSKTLTGGDLWSYLNSKEERIKRATQLFDWITEGKINLSEPTSFKLSEGKLAHDFLESRKSTGKIILIP, from the coding sequence ACCTTCTCTACTTTTGGAGATTCAGATGTTTTAGAATATATCGACATTCCTAATCCGCAATTAAAACAAGATGAAATATTAGTCGAGATGAAAGCCATCGGACTTAATTTTGCTGATGTTTACCGTCGAAAAGGAAATTACCATTTAAAAGGAAATCCACCATTTATTGCTGGTTATGAAGGCGCTGGAATTGTGGTCGATGCTAACAATCATCCAGAATATAAAACTGGTGACCGTGTGGCTTTTGCCGATGCACCTTTTGCTAATGCAGAATTGGTTGCTGTAAATGTAAATCACATCATTCCCTTATCTGAAAATATTTCTTTTGAAACGGCAGCTTCTGTTCTGCTTCAAGGCTTAACAGCACATTATCTGGCAACAGACAGCCACAAAACACAAAAAGGAGAAACCGTTTTAATACATGCTGTTGCAGGCGGAGTAGGCCAAATTTTAACTCAAATCAGCAAACTTCTTGGTGCAACGGTTATTGGTTTAACCTCATCTGCTGAAAAAGCAAAAACCGGATTTGAACAAGGTGCAGATCACGTTTTTCTTTATAATGAAGATTGGAAATCAGAAGTTTTTAAAGTTGTTCCAAATGGTGTTGATGCGGTTTATGATAGCATAGGAAGCACTTTAATGGATAGTTTTGAAGTTACTAAAGAATGCGGACAGGTCGTTTTCTTCGGAATGGCGGGCGGTGATCCAGCGCCAGTAGATCCAAGAATGCTAATGGACGGCTCTAAAACTTTAACTGGAGGCGACTTATGGAGTTATTTAAACTCTAAAGAAGAACGAATTAAGCGCGCAACTCAATTATTCGATTGGATCACCGAAGGAAAGATCAACCTTTCGGAACCTACTTCTTTCAAATTATCTGAAGGAAAACTGGCGCACGATTTCTTAGAAAGCAGAAAAAGTACAGGAAAGATTATTTTAATCCCTTAA